Genomic DNA from Epinephelus moara isolate mb chromosome 24, YSFRI_EMoa_1.0, whole genome shotgun sequence:
TTTCTAACATTTATTCACAACATTTAGAAATGAAACAGTATCTGTGAagcattttttacatttaaaacagttacTACACAAAAGCTTTTCTTACACTTGTAAAAATACAGTAGTTAAGTAGCTAATGGTCAACTAAATACTGCAGAGTTGATGTCTTCATGTGGTTCTTGGTTTCTTGGCTCCCTGAAGCCACTGCTTAAGCGGCCCTGATGATTTCCTCCGAGCCCCTGCTTTGCTTTCTTGCTCTTCTTTGCTCTCACGCGTGCTGGGCTCCTTCCTCTTTGAAGGTGACGTGCCTGACAGCCAGCCCATCATCATCTTACTGCTGCCTGTGGGTTTGGGCCCCTGGGGATTAAAAATCAGATTTGTCAGCTCAAACCTCCCTCTACTGACACTGAAGAGTGATGCAGGGATGACCTTTTTTTGTAGGCCGACATGGAAGTcagcatcgccctggttccctggTCAAGAAGCctataacattttttcaatGGATTTTgggttattgcagaaaataagctctgtggcaaacaaaaatttatgatacacattttgttcagcaagataatcttcacaaatgaacatcaattttctgatttttgaagcctgaatgcaattgccagaagtaaaaagctaacgttaagcTATTAAGCTATAAACtaactacaccacagtcacatgacttaacatcCCTACCACAACGTGGCTGCAAAGCTGTGTTCGGCTTGACGATGTGgaatatttactgacatattttatgttgtagaacaaaacttCAAAGTCTctaaagcttgtgttaaccacagaccttaatTCAGGCATCTAATCAAAaccccattaaaaaaaacccactgattTTGACTCTAAGGAaccgggagtgctaaaatgctaactcatttccgggGTTAGGAGTCATTTCTAGAGCACTCTATACATCAGACCAGCAACACGTCAACCACAGTAAGCTCTTACGACCACCGCCCTTTTGGAAGGAAACAGTCCAGCGTTCTGTTCAGACAGTGAAAACGTACACAAAGGAAGTTAAAACACATCTCCAAACTTTCACTTAAACCAGTTTGAATTAATAGCGCAAGCTGAAGAGTTGCTGTACAGTTGGTTGCACCAGCAATAAATTCAAACATGCTGATCTCCAATTTGTTCCCCTACCATGTGGTAAAAAAGATTCAGACTTCTGTTCCAAACTACGGGAAATGCCAAAAAGCTGTTGTGTAGGTGGTAACCAAGGTTTTCACAGTGAGATTTGAAGCAAATCAAATGTGTGAATATTAACTGTCATTGTGGTAAATCGCTAAATGATGCTGGTGACGGTTACTATTGATGGgtaactaatgttagcttaagtGGGAGGCTGCTGCAGTAATGTTATAGTCATACAGTGCAGCATCTCCAACTAAATCTCAATGTAGCTCTTCACTTGGCTAATAAGAGGTTGGTTATTTACAGACAACACTTAGCCTAACAATACCTGGTAATTCGATCAAATATAAGCGTCTGGAAAAGCAATATCGGGCCGCTGTGTTGGATCATCAATCTACTTGGGAAGGGGAAGACTGAAGGGACATGACGGCGATCAACCTTAATTTATTGTGGTATCACAAACACTCAGGTTCAAGCAAGGCTGCAAGACTATTATTAAACATGTCTATAtaacaaacatttgtttaacaagaaataaatgcattcaGGCGTGCTAAAATTATAATCCAAACACAGGTCAAATTGCAGTGACATAAGCAGGATCTTCATCTTTTCTATCCTCCAAAAGGACACACGGACTTAAAATTCTGCTAACTACCCATATGTGCTGGTCTGATGTATATCACTAATTTTGTCAACCACAGTTAGTAAAATACCTCAGTAAATCTGATACCTTTTTGCTGTTAAGATCCACTGGCTGAAGGCACTCTGGAGAGTTGTTGCGAGAGTTATTCACTATCGAAGAGACGGGGTGgaaagtcaaaatgtttttagaCTGGAGCAGTTTCAAGGCATCGAGAGACTTCACTGCCCCAAAATCCAGCCATCTTCTCACTTCTTCGTCTCCATTCAGGATTGCTGGCATCCTGAAACATAACCACACAGTAATTTAGGATTTCATACGGGACACAAGTGAAGATAGAACGTGTTTCCCAATCATTACCTCTCCTTACCTATTGTGGATGCTTTCCAGGTTTGGGGAAGCATTCACAGTGATAATACTGTAACTGTAAAGAGGTTCTCCACCATCTGGAGGTGTCCAGCAGTCAAACAGTCCGGCCATAGTCAGCAACTTCCATCCAGTCCACTCACCTGATGCCTCTCCTCCCTGAACAACATAGAGCAGAGGGGCATGGGCATGGTATcttttaaatagtaaatataAGCATATTTTATGAAATAAAGTGACAGGTTTTGTTGttacagttgtattttttttacactcttTAGCCTGGCACCAGCATCAAACCTAAAGCCTGACACACCTGGTGGACACATGCACATTTTTGCTCTGGCCTCTCTCCCACACAGGATATTTTCAGCCATGGTAATATCCGCCACAGCTGCATTCTTTCTACTTTTGTTCTGGATGAAAGCAATTGTTCATGGTGCTTATATTGCTATAGAAAACCCAATATGAACCTTGGTCAAGTCAGGGGAGGCCTTCTCTGGAGGGCACACCGTCTCTGAATTCTCCTTATTGCGAGCTGAGGTCGTGGGGTCATCCTGATCCCCTGTTTTCTCCTGGCTGCTTCCCTGAGTCTGAGGGAAGTATATGAAGAAAGGCTGCTTGTTCTTTTCCTGCTTCTTCCACTCATAAAAGCCATCAGCCAGGATGACGCAGCGCTGACCCTTTATCAGGGGATCCTTTAGGGGAGACGACAAAGTGTTATGACACTCCTGTGAGCATACGTCTAACACAGAGACATAACACAGGAAAGACAATTTAGCTTCGCTTTTCCCTTAAACTCTACGCACCTTATATGATTTCTTCTCCAAGATATTCTCACTGCGGCAGTTGCTGGTGCTGTACTGCATCTTGCTGGGGTCATCCTGCTTGAACCAGGAAGGTACCAGACCCCAACGCATGGAGGCCAACACACAGTCATCGACAGGCGCATTCTGAGGACAAACAAGGGGTGAACACAATATCATGAACACCTACAATATATATTGCTATCCATTGCAATAACCCTGCAGCACATACTACCTTTTGAGGGCGTACAGTGGTCCTTATAGTTTAGACTGTGACAGAAGAGTTTATATAGTTTGAGCTCCTTTTTGTGGCATTGTTACATtgaactgtactgtatattgttATGTGTACCAAGACGTGTCCAAATCTTCAAATAATGTCTACCTGGGCCAGGTGGTAAAATAGCCActaaaacagacagacataaaagCATGCAAAAATAAGCCAAATAGTAGAAGATATTAGAGTGAAGACTACAttacacctgacacacacagacagacagcaagaAGGATGTGGACATACAGTGGAGGCTTGTGGAGGCTATGTGTGATACACACCTAGTTGCTTATTAGCTGAAATTCAGATTGTGTATGAGGAagagggctgggcaatatgaagaTATATCGTTATCGAGATATTAGACTATAAGTCATCTAAGATTGTGGTTATCATTGTATTGTGATTTGGCATAAATGGTCTTCTTTCCCTTGTTTTAAATGGCTTCATTAAAGTAAGGTGATGTAGAGTATCAATTGACAAgactattgtttttgttttaaagcttGCCTtaacccacttagtcattatatccacattattgatgattattaatcaaaatCTCATTGTATTAGTATTTTCTGGAGAAAAATCCCTACAACTCAGaaggtatttggtcagaaatacTGTTATCTTCTATTTTGTCTCCCTGTCCTAGCACTGATGAAGTGCTTTAGAGTAAATTTGAAAATATCGAGACTTATATCATGTAACgagatatagcctaaaaatatcatAATACAATCTAAAGGACATATCACCCATTTCATATGTACTAAAAGTGTGTTACATGTCTGGGAAGCTCTCACTGTGAAAGCTAACTGGCTGAATTTGTCCTTGGGTTGTGGATCTCGTTTAAACCTGTCATTAAGAGCTTTCTGTAGTGAAGGTGATTTGTAGGGGAGGTGCTAGACCATGAAGGATTTTATATATTAGGCAGATGTCTTGAAACTTGTCTTAGACATGTTTTCCCTGCTCAGGAGATCATACTTAGGCAGTATGTTGCATTGATGATAGGTTTTGGGTTTGATATCTAAAACTTTAAGAGCCTGTTTGAatacagactgtatgggtttcAGGATTGAATCACTGGTATGAAACCAGATAGTTAGACAGTACGTGATATGAGGGAGAATCGtggtatattatatataatagaTATAACAGGTATAAGGTTATCTCAAGCTGTATTACTTGACTGTTGCCAGAACATTCTTCACTTGCTTTTTAAATGAGAGACATGCCCCTAACATGATACCAAAGTATTTAGCATCCTTCAGTTAAAACAGTTCATGCATCTCATTCACGCAGAGAGAGTTATAGGTGGTCTCACCTTATCAAAGTGCCTCTGGGACAGCAGGACGGGGCTCATGGACTGGGGGCTCTTGTTGTACGAGGGTCGGTATTTGTCCGCATCTCCATCCCTCCAGCGGGGCTGTCTCCGCTGCCCTCGCCGGTTCCTGTAGGAGCAGGCTCGGCTCACCTCGTCAGGAGCAAGCGTACACGCAGTTCTTCCACACATTTTACGGCGAAAACAACTTTTCAGCCACCTGAGAGAGACTTACAACATACGCAGTAAGTTaacagttagcatgttagcttgaGTTAATGTCAGCTAACATTTCTTTGTCACTGGCTGTAAAGGCGCCATTTATAAACGCTGCTTGACTCACCTGTGTTAGAGGGTTCTTGTATATATGTGTCGTAAAGTTGTCCCGCTTAGCTGAATGTGTTATgtcatgggtgtgtgtgtagtgtgtatatgtacgtctgtgtcagtgtgtgtatgtgtgtgattgcGGGGATATGCCTGGGCAGAGGCTGGCGTTACCGCGCACGTGACACAGTGCCGCACAGCCTCCGCCCCTCTggagccaagatggcgacgggacagagagaaaaatattcaaaatacaaacaaaaagattCAAATACTATCCACAACAGCTAATCATTTCGTGTCTTAAGTACGCCAGTGAAAGTAGCCATACCACGATGTGAAATTAAAGTTacgttttttaaataaaattttcATCAGAAAAGTTGTAGAAAATATATTATTGGACCTAATATAGatataatgtaaaaaataaattacactgtacaacaaataaatgcaatgtagggaggaagaaagaaacaTGACGACAACAAAACCTTCGGGGTCTGTctatttgaaatgtttaaataatcTCAGTTTTTGACGAGTCATTTATTAATAACAAGTACGTTTTAAAATTTGTCTTTGcatctttaaaaatataaaagttgggtagtcaaattattttatgtaGGCCTATATAATATTTTGCTAAAAAATAATTAAGCCTATGTATTAAAGTGGGCCTAAAAGTTAAAGTtataaattgttatttttattatttattattatttaatattttagtattatAGTATAcctactaataataatatagcCTAATATAATAGTATATTGTAGTATATTCTCATAAGTATATCTTgcatatctttcattttttttattagccTACTCTTTTTTCCTAGTGTGATATGCGTATCACACTATCTAtctattaaaaagtaaaaacaaaacaaatgtcatgaaaacactctccctctttcactACCTTGTGTTAGCATGAGGAGCTATCTAGCCGTTGCCATAGTAACAATAAACATGTCGAGAGTCGGGGGCACAGTGCTTTCCTCTGATGAAACTCAACCGGTGTCCCGGCACCGGAGTCAGTACACCTGCAGACCTCAGGTAAGAggaacaaacacaaaaccatGAGGTCAGAGCTCTGCTTTAAAGGGGAGAGACTTACTGTGACAAATCTGTCAGTGGGGGAGACGGTGTTTGGTGGTTTGGAGCTACTTTACCAGTAAATTTAAAGATTATGgtagtttgttttggagagctgGTGATGTTAATGTTAGTTAAACAAAGAAAGAGGGGCTTGTAACCTGTGGTGGCTTTATTGCAaatatgaattattattattattagaaaaaaatatgtgaataTTTCTGTGTGTCGTGCATTGGTTGATGTGAATGATCTCCAATCTCCAATAGATTACAGTAGGATTTTAATGAGCATTTCTGTTGTTGGGATATGTATCTGGTTCTGGGCCTCTGTTCAACAGGTAACTGAAGGAAATCAGACTGAGTATCACTCTCTGCCTGGGTGTTAGGTACAAACCTGACAGGTGTAGCCAAGCTGTCTCCTGCTCAGCAATTTGACCCACTTTATACTCCACTGCACTTGGAGAGAGACCTACAGGACCAGCAGAAGCCAGAGATGCGTGACACATGCAGTGTTTTACAGTTTCACTGTATGTAACATTTGTGTAAACTTTGACACTGTATGTTTGTTGCCCCATAAATGACAGACTGTGTCCTCTGCAGCAGTGCAAGTCTGACCAAACCACAAAGCAGAGCAAAAGGAACGGTTCCCCCGAAGAATGAGAGCTGATGTTAGTATGGAGGCCACCACGTGCAAACGGACACCATGCCTTGACAGTGGTGAGAGACAGAAAGCATCAAAGGAAACACTGTCCCCATCTGAATACCCCAAGGACCAGACAAATGGCTTCATATTGTCAAAAAATTACAGATTGGGCCTGCAGTAAGGGAAATTCTGGGTTTTCCTGTAGTAATTTGCTGcttagggaccaatatctaaactGAAACTCGAAAGGTAACTTCTGTGTGACTTCACACCTCCACGGGACTGTATTCATAGACCCGGCTTATAGATCATGAATGCTGAATTAATCACGAGGTCACACTCTGGACACGTGGCCAAATGTTTGAACTCAGAGGCCacatattaatatttcatgACTTTGCTCTTTTTGGCTCGAAGCTGAAGATGTCAGGCTTTAATCT
This window encodes:
- the hmces gene encoding abasic site processing protein HMCES, whose protein sequence is MCGRTACTLAPDEVSRACSYRNRRGQRRQPRWRDGDADKYRPSYNKSPQSMSPVLLSQRHFDKNAPVDDCVLASMRWGLVPSWFKQDDPSKMQYSTSNCRSENILEKKSYKDPLIKGQRCVILADGFYEWKKQEKNKQPFFIYFPQTQGSSQEKTGDQDDPTTSARNKENSETVCPPEKASPDLTKGGEASGEWTGWKLLTMAGLFDCWTPPDGGEPLYSYSIITVNASPNLESIHNRMPAILNGDEEVRRWLDFGAVKSLDALKLLQSKNILTFHPVSSIVNNSRNNSPECLQPVDLNSKKGPKPTGSSKMMMGWLSGTSPSKRKEPSTRESKEEQESKAGARRKSSGPLKQWLQGAKKPRTT